In Acidaminococcus timonensis, one DNA window encodes the following:
- a CDS encoding prephenate dehydrogenase gives MKKLQDTVVAIIGLGLIGGSYAKALKAQKVKRVIGSDRNHIVSLMAKDEGYVDELADDKPELLREADVIICCMYPSAFVPFVKANMQYFKPDVLLTDVMGIKGSIPDQIDALLGPEMDFVSTHPMAGREGKGYSQSTSQIFQGANFILIKRDSNRPEHEQWLRNMAYELGCARVVELTVEEHDSIIAYTSDLPHVLAVSLINSDSMQENTKYFVAGSFRDATRVADINATLWSDLFLLNKGPVIGEINKMEQQLERWKNALQQDDREELVTMMDQAKKKRRDMFYGKNLR, from the coding sequence ATGAAGAAACTGCAGGATACTGTTGTTGCCATCATCGGGCTGGGCCTGATCGGCGGTTCTTACGCCAAGGCCCTGAAGGCCCAGAAAGTGAAGCGGGTGATCGGTTCGGACCGGAACCACATCGTTTCCCTGATGGCAAAGGATGAAGGATATGTGGACGAACTGGCAGATGACAAACCGGAATTGCTCCGGGAGGCGGATGTGATCATCTGCTGCATGTATCCCAGTGCCTTCGTCCCCTTTGTGAAAGCCAACATGCAGTATTTCAAACCGGATGTGCTGCTGACGGATGTGATGGGCATCAAGGGATCCATTCCCGACCAGATCGATGCCCTGCTGGGACCGGAAATGGACTTCGTGTCCACCCATCCCATGGCAGGTCGGGAGGGAAAGGGCTACAGCCAGAGCACCTCCCAGATTTTCCAGGGGGCCAACTTCATCCTGATCAAACGGGACAGCAACAGACCGGAACATGAACAGTGGCTGCGGAACATGGCCTATGAGCTGGGCTGTGCCCGGGTGGTGGAGCTGACGGTGGAGGAACACGACAGCATCATCGCCTATACCAGCGACCTGCCCCATGTGCTGGCTGTTTCCCTGATCAACAGCGATTCCATGCAGGAAAACACCAAGTACTTTGTAGCCGGTTCCTTCCGGGATGCCACCCGGGTGGCTGACATCAACGCCACCCTGTGGAGCGACCTGTTTTTATTGAACAAAGGACCGGTGATCGGAGAAATCAACAAAATGGAACAGCAGCTGGAACGGTGGAAGAACGCACTCCAGCAGGACGACCGGGAAGAACTGGTCACCATGATGGACCAGGCGAAAAAGAAAAGAAGGGATATGTTCTATGGAAAAAATCTTCGTTGA
- the aroF gene encoding 3-deoxy-7-phosphoheptulonate synthase, whose protein sequence is MIIVLKKGAPKEESEKLKKSLEARGFTIHDSIGENQEVLGIVGDTSVLDPEDFMVNEWVEKALRVQEPFKRANRMFHPDDSIIDVNGVKVGGKKLVVIAGPCSVEGQDQMDTIAASVKASGADMLRGGAFKPRTSPYSFQGLGDKGLDMIRQAGTANHLPIVTEIMSADKIDEFVEKVDLIQVGARNMQNFTLLKELGKLDKPILLKRGMSATIEEWLMSAEYIMSEGNENVILCERGIRTFETYTRNTLDLSAVQAVKRLSHLPVIVDPSHATGKAWMVPTMSKAAIAAGADGLIIETHNDPKHAWCDGAQSLSLPEFAKLMKDLKVLAPAVGREL, encoded by the coding sequence ATGATCATTGTATTGAAGAAAGGTGCACCCAAAGAAGAAAGCGAGAAACTGAAGAAGAGCTTGGAGGCCCGTGGCTTTACCATCCATGACAGTATCGGTGAAAACCAGGAAGTCCTGGGCATCGTAGGGGATACCAGTGTGCTGGATCCGGAAGATTTCATGGTCAATGAATGGGTGGAAAAGGCCCTGCGGGTGCAGGAACCCTTCAAACGGGCCAACCGGATGTTCCATCCAGACGATTCCATCATCGATGTAAATGGCGTCAAGGTGGGCGGTAAGAAACTGGTGGTCATCGCCGGTCCCTGTTCTGTGGAAGGCCAGGATCAGATGGACACCATTGCGGCTTCGGTGAAAGCCTCCGGGGCCGACATGCTCCGGGGCGGGGCCTTCAAACCCCGTACTTCTCCCTACTCCTTCCAGGGACTGGGAGACAAGGGTCTGGATATGATCCGCCAGGCCGGCACGGCCAACCACCTGCCCATTGTCACAGAAATCATGAGCGCCGACAAGATCGATGAATTCGTGGAAAAAGTGGACCTGATCCAGGTGGGGGCCCGGAACATGCAGAACTTCACCCTGCTGAAGGAACTGGGCAAGCTGGACAAACCCATCCTGCTGAAACGGGGCATGTCCGCCACCATCGAGGAATGGCTCATGAGTGCCGAATACATCATGTCCGAAGGGAATGAAAACGTAATCCTGTGCGAACGGGGCATCCGGACCTTTGAAACCTATACCCGGAACACTCTGGATCTGTCCGCCGTGCAGGCAGTGAAACGGCTGAGCCATCTGCCGGTGATCGTAGATCCCAGCCACGCCACAGGCAAAGCCTGGATGGTGCCCACCATGAGCAAGGCGGCCATTGCTGCCGGGGCTGACGGACTGATCATCGAGACCCATAACGATCCCAAACATGCCTGGTGCGACGGGGCCCAGAGCCTGTCCCTGCCGGAATTCGCCAAACTGATGAAAGACCTGAAGGTATTGGCTCCGGCCGTAGGAAGGGAATTATAA
- the aroC gene encoding chorismate synthase, translating into MSSVMGERVKLTIFGESHGPSIGVVMDGLPAGVELDLAAIEKEMKRRAPGSSKLATPRKEPDSFTIESGFFNGKTTGMALCARIVNTNAHSRDYSKMKEIMRPGHGDYPGYVKFHGCNDYRGGGSFSGRLTAPLVFAGAVAKQLLAKKGVTVGAHVAALAGIRDDRFNPLGETAETLRSMGEETLPVLNPDVRETMAQAVTAAQKEKDSVGGLIECMAIGLPVGLGEPYFDSVESRLSHALFSVPAVKGIAFGDGFGLAEMRGSESNDPMEYRDNRVVCTTNHNGGVTGGITNGMPLVFTLVIKPTPSIGKTQHTVNVVTREDTTLEVTGRHDPCILPRAIPVVEAVTAWTLLDLFYMAERG; encoded by the coding sequence ATGAGCAGTGTAATGGGTGAGCGGGTCAAGCTGACCATTTTCGGAGAATCCCATGGCCCCTCCATCGGAGTGGTCATGGACGGTCTGCCGGCCGGGGTGGAACTGGATCTGGCGGCCATTGAGAAAGAAATGAAACGGCGGGCACCGGGCAGCAGCAAGCTGGCTACGCCCCGGAAGGAACCGGACAGCTTCACCATCGAAAGCGGGTTCTTCAACGGAAAGACCACGGGCATGGCCCTGTGCGCCCGGATCGTGAATACCAATGCCCATTCCAGGGATTACAGCAAAATGAAGGAAATCATGCGGCCGGGCCACGGGGATTACCCGGGCTATGTGAAATTCCACGGTTGCAACGATTACCGGGGCGGCGGCAGTTTTTCCGGCCGCCTGACGGCACCGCTGGTGTTTGCCGGCGCCGTGGCCAAGCAGCTGCTGGCGAAAAAGGGTGTGACCGTGGGGGCCCATGTGGCGGCCCTGGCCGGGATCAGGGACGACCGGTTCAATCCCCTGGGAGAAACGGCGGAGACCCTGCGCTCCATGGGGGAAGAGACCCTGCCGGTGCTGAATCCAGACGTGCGGGAAACCATGGCCCAGGCTGTGACTGCTGCCCAGAAGGAAAAAGACTCCGTGGGCGGGCTTATCGAATGTATGGCCATCGGCCTGCCTGTGGGGTTGGGGGAACCCTATTTCGACTCTGTGGAAAGCCGGTTGAGCCACGCCCTGTTCTCCGTACCTGCGGTGAAGGGTATTGCCTTCGGGGATGGTTTCGGCCTGGCGGAGATGCGGGGCAGTGAATCCAATGATCCCATGGAGTACCGGGACAACAGGGTGGTGTGTACCACCAACCACAACGGCGGTGTCACCGGAGGAATCACCAACGGCATGCCTCTGGTCTTTACGCTGGTGATCAAACCCACGCCTTCCATCGGCAAGACCCAGCATACGGTGAACGTGGTGACCCGCGAAGACACCACCCTGGAAGTCACCGGTCGTCATGATCCCTGCATCCTGCCCCGGGCCATCCCGGTGGTGGAGGCCGTAACGGCCTGGACCCTGCTGGATCTGTTCTATATGGCGGAACGGGGGTAG
- the aroB gene encoding 3-dehydroquinate synthase has product MEKIFVDLGKKSYDIEIAVHSFPEMGQKIRALSKADKVAIITDHTVDALYGPQLQQQLETQGFSVRRLVMEAGEDHKNLETFGRMVRACADFGMTRSDLVITLGGGVPGDLGGFVAASFLRGVAFIQVPTTLLAQIDSSVGGKVAVDLPEGKNLVGAFYQPKGVLMDPELLRSLDPRYLHDGLAEVIKCAAFGDPDLFAALEQWSTDEDILHHVTEISAACCRLKVKVVEEDERDVGARMVLNFGHTIGHAVERYYHYEKYTHGEGVAIGMVRLTRNTEKLGLTRPGTADRIQRLLARYHIPTEDPIPDSAILEGIQMDKKKRGNQITLVIVPEIGKSLLKKVAFADLEPYVKG; this is encoded by the coding sequence ATGGAAAAAATCTTCGTTGATCTGGGAAAGAAATCCTACGATATCGAAATCGCCGTCCATTCCTTTCCGGAAATGGGTCAAAAGATCCGGGCCCTGTCCAAAGCGGACAAAGTGGCCATCATCACGGACCATACTGTGGATGCCCTGTATGGTCCGCAGCTTCAGCAGCAGCTGGAGACCCAGGGCTTTTCCGTACGCCGGCTGGTGATGGAGGCCGGGGAGGACCACAAGAACCTGGAGACCTTCGGCCGGATGGTCCGGGCCTGTGCCGATTTCGGCATGACCCGCAGCGACCTGGTGATTACCCTGGGGGGCGGCGTGCCCGGCGACCTGGGCGGCTTTGTGGCGGCCAGCTTCCTGCGGGGCGTCGCTTTCATCCAGGTGCCCACCACCCTGCTGGCCCAGATAGACAGCAGTGTGGGCGGCAAAGTGGCCGTAGACCTGCCGGAGGGCAAGAATCTGGTGGGGGCTTTCTACCAGCCCAAAGGGGTGCTCATGGATCCGGAATTGCTGCGCAGCCTGGATCCCCGGTATCTCCATGATGGTCTGGCAGAAGTGATCAAATGCGCTGCCTTCGGGGATCCGGACCTGTTTGCCGCCCTGGAACAGTGGAGCACTGATGAGGACATTCTCCACCATGTGACGGAGATCAGCGCCGCCTGCTGCCGGCTGAAAGTCAAGGTGGTGGAGGAGGACGAACGGGACGTGGGTGCCCGGATGGTCCTGAACTTCGGCCACACTATCGGCCATGCGGTGGAACGGTACTACCATTATGAAAAATATACCCACGGGGAAGGTGTGGCCATCGGCATGGTGCGCCTGACCCGGAACACGGAAAAACTGGGGCTGACCCGGCCGGGGACGGCGGATCGGATCCAGCGCCTGCTGGCCCGGTACCACATCCCCACGGAAGATCCCATTCCCGATTCTGCCATCCTGGAAGGCATCCAGATGGATAAGAAGAAACGGGGCAATCAGATCACCCTGGTGATTGTGCCGGAAATCGGGAAGAGCCTGCTGAAGAAAGTGGCCTTCGCCGATCTGGAACCCTATGTGAAAGGATGA
- the aroA gene encoding 3-phosphoshikimate 1-carboxyvinyltransferase, which produces MTTLRIEPLSLTGTIRVPSSKSLGHRDLICAALARGTSQVEQVSVSRDILATCECLRRLGALISPLEEDGGRTGFTVEGCRPHQVGSLLDCGESGSTLRFLIPLAALSGEKFTFTGSGKLGSRPLDPYEAIFAEQGLTFEKGGPEENFPLVVQGPLQPGHFTLPGDVSSQFISGLLFALPLLPGDSTLEITGKLESRSYIALTLSALQKYGITIEHQDFLTYRIPGNQQYQPRTGAVEGDYSQAAFWLTAGMLGRSIGLLGMDPESLQGDKAIIPILQRMGGQVVFEGDTLISRPVTALGTTIDAADCPDIIPVLTVAAALSQGHTEIIHAERLRLKECDRLKAMTTELNKLGARITEKPDGLSIEGVEELNGGIVDCWNDHRIAMSLAVASILCREPLTLVGAECVSKSYPEFWQDFKTLGGQYEQCNG; this is translated from the coding sequence ATGACTACGCTACGCATTGAACCCCTGTCTCTTACAGGAACGATCCGGGTTCCCTCCTCAAAGAGTCTGGGGCACCGGGATCTGATCTGCGCCGCCCTGGCCCGGGGTACCAGCCAGGTGGAGCAGGTCAGTGTCAGCAGGGATATCCTGGCCACCTGTGAATGCCTGCGCCGCCTGGGGGCCCTGATCAGCCCGCTGGAGGAGGACGGAGGACGGACCGGCTTTACGGTGGAAGGGTGCCGACCCCATCAGGTGGGCAGCCTGCTGGACTGTGGAGAATCCGGGTCCACCCTGCGTTTCCTGATCCCCCTGGCAGCCCTCAGCGGGGAAAAATTCACCTTTACCGGTTCCGGCAAACTGGGCAGCCGGCCCCTGGACCCTTATGAAGCCATCTTTGCCGAGCAGGGCCTGACCTTTGAAAAGGGCGGTCCTGAAGAGAATTTCCCCCTGGTGGTACAGGGACCTCTCCAGCCCGGCCATTTTACCCTGCCGGGGGATGTGAGCAGCCAGTTCATCAGCGGTCTGCTGTTCGCCCTGCCCCTGCTGCCGGGGGATTCCACCCTGGAAATCACCGGGAAACTGGAAAGCCGGAGCTACATCGCCCTGACCCTGTCTGCCCTGCAGAAGTACGGCATTACCATCGAACATCAGGATTTTCTGACGTACCGGATCCCCGGGAATCAACAGTACCAGCCCCGTACCGGAGCCGTGGAGGGGGATTATTCCCAGGCAGCGTTCTGGCTGACGGCAGGCATGCTGGGGCGGAGTATCGGCCTGTTGGGCATGGATCCGGAGTCTCTCCAGGGAGACAAAGCCATCATCCCCATCCTGCAGCGGATGGGGGGGCAGGTGGTCTTTGAAGGGGATACCCTGATCAGCCGGCCGGTTACGGCCCTGGGCACCACCATCGATGCCGCGGACTGCCCGGATATCATCCCGGTGCTTACCGTGGCAGCGGCCCTCAGCCAGGGCCATACGGAAATCATCCACGCGGAACGGCTGCGGTTGAAGGAGTGTGACCGGCTGAAGGCCATGACTACGGAACTGAACAAGCTGGGCGCCCGCATTACGGAAAAACCGGACGGCCTTTCCATCGAGGGAGTGGAAGAACTGAACGGGGGCATCGTGGACTGCTGGAATGACCATCGTATCGCCATGAGCCTGGCGGTGGCCAGCATCCTGTGCCGGGAACCTCTGACCCTGGTGGGGGCCGAATGTGTTTCCAAATCCTATCCGGAATTCTGGCAGGATTTCAAGACCTTAGGAGGACAGTATGAGCAGTGTAATGGGTGA